TATTTACAGTAGTGTCGGTAAATTTTTCCCTGCTCATTATAATCATTGTCGCCATGAAAACTATAAGCACGATAACGAGTATGAACAGGCTTTGAGAAACCTTTGGAGGCAGGCTCTGTTTGGGGAAAAATATAAATACAATCAACAAAAGGCCAGCTAAATCGAAAAATCTGTCGATTAATACGGTAGATAAGCCAAAGGTAAAAGAAATGCCGGTTTTCCTGGATAAAACGTAGCCTTTTACTATTTCGCCGATTCTTGCCGGTAAAACATTATTAACAAAGAGTCCTATAATGAGAGCAATAAATGTATCCTGAAACCTTACATCTTTTCCGGCTATATTTGACCATTTAAATGCACTGAGTGCTGCCGAAATAAAGATAAATAAAGTGGGGATAAATATTAACTTCAAGTCAGCTTTTTTTAAAATCTCAATTATTTCATTAAATTTAATATCTTTTAAAGAAAGATAAAGCAAAAGGATGCTTACAATGAAGCCGGCTACAGTTAAAATCTTATGCTTTTTCATTTTTTTGTATAATTGTTACAGAAAATGCCGATACTGACACATACAAGCCCCATGATCAAGCCTGTTGTTAATTTTTCTTTCAATATAACCGCACCAAAAAGAACGCCAAAAACAGGTGCGAGAAATGTAAAAACGGAGAGTTTAGCCACAGGATATGTATGAATCAGCATAAACCATACAAGATAAGATGCGAAGGCGACTATGACAGACTGGTATGCAACAGATGCCCATACGTAGACATTCAAATTGAAAATCCATTTATCCTCAATAAAGTATGCGCACGCAAACATTATCGGTATTGAAAATACAAACTGATAGAGAAATGTATTAATCGGACGAACTTCCTTGGCAAGATATTTCTTTATATACAGGGTTGTTGCACCCCAGAATATGGCAGCAATAATCTCAAGGAGGTCCCCCAGCAGCATTAATTTACCTGACGTGTGCGGCTTATCTTTAAAAACCAGGTATACCCCGATAAAGGCAAGTACCAGACCAACTATCTTTAGTAAATTAAGCCTTTCTTTTAAAAAAAAGTGTGCCCCTAAGGCAACAATAAATGGGGAAAGGTAAACAAATATGGCTGCCCTTGCTGCATCGGTATAGAGCATTCCGAGATAAAGACATACAAATTCTAAACCGAAAAGCAGTCCTACAATAAAACCGTGAAACAGCAATATGCCTCTATGAAAGAGTGGTTCCTTG
The sequence above is a segment of the Pseudomonadota bacterium genome. Coding sequences within it:
- a CDS encoding lysylphosphatidylglycerol synthase transmembrane domain-containing protein translates to MKKHKILTVAGFIVSILLLYLSLKDIKFNEIIEILKKADLKLIFIPTLFIFISAALSAFKWSNIAGKDVRFQDTFIALIIGLFVNNVLPARIGEIVKGYVLSRKTGISFTFGLSTVLIDRFFDLAGLLLIVFIFFPKQSLPPKVSQSLFILVIVLIVFMATMIIMSREKFTDTTVNILGKVKKPFLLKFAHRLIEIGGNIRRINSPLNIIFYVAISFLQWLCMSTALYFATLTLNVSVKFIYIPFICALLNMGLTIPSSPGYVGVYQFLLVYILSIFNVPKQEGFAVSIMFHASWYIPYNILGFIFLLKEHIKIKDMQELDEKNA
- a CDS encoding DMT family transporter, whose translation is MTKDHIDSKGFTAIVILAILWGINYSAIKFSNTGLSPIFTTFLRSLIASFLGIIYCIVVKEPLFHRGILLFHGFIVGLLFGLEFVCLYLGMLYTDAARAAIFVYLSPFIVALGAHFFLKERLNLLKIVGLVLAFIGVYLVFKDKPHTSGKLMLLGDLLEIIAAIFWGATTLYIKKYLAKEVRPINTFLYQFVFSIPIMFACAYFIEDKWIFNLNVYVWASVAYQSVIVAFASYLVWFMLIHTYPVAKLSVFTFLAPVFGVLFGAVILKEKLTTGLIMGLVCVSIGIFCNNYTKK